The Daphnia pulex isolate KAP4 chromosome 3, ASM2113471v1 genome includes a region encoding these proteins:
- the LOC124190332 gene encoding U11/U12 small nuclear ribonucleoprotein 25 kDa protein-like, giving the protein MEVDESTSRCSKRKKKDKKHRRSKSKSKKSKKKHRKRSRRSSSSSEESPQRPNEKTSLPDLTELDAGCSHQEVVDLVRNALDSLLATDPILNDLPSAVTLDEVQSLIALEHGQAIHVEIHREDGTSLPVIIRQNATVGQLKRAVERATELSVSRDANQRQRRINWKYVWKTYWLYAHGAKLKDDMATIKDCALSNGDGVSFIKRLKEK; this is encoded by the coding sequence ATGGAAGTCGACGAGTCTACATCCCGTTGTTCAAAACGTAAGAAAAAGGATAAGAAACATCGTCGATCTAAGAGTAAATccaagaaatcgaaaaaaaagcaTCGCAAGAGGAGTAGACGATCGTCGTCTAGTTCTGAAGAATCTCCACAGCGTCCTAATGAAAAGACCAGCCTTCCTGATTTGACTGAACTTGACGCTGGTTGTTCTCATCAAGAGGTCGTGGACCTCGTAAGAAACGCTCTCGACTCGCTGTTAGCCACCGACCCAATTTTGAATGATCTTCCATCTGCCGTCACATTAGATGAGGTTCAATCTTTGATTGCATTGGAACATGGGCAGGCTATTCACGTAGAAATTCATCGGGAGGACGGAACTTCATTGCCTGTCATCATTCGCCAAAATGCTACCGTTGGCCAACTGAAACGAGCTGTTGAACGAGCTACCGAGTTGAGTGTGAGTCGAGACGCTAATCAACGCCAACGAAGAATTAACTGGAAATATGTTTGGAAAACCTACTGGCTTTATGCACATGGAGCCAAGTTGAAAGACGATATGGCCACGATAAAAGACTGTGCTCTAAGTAACGGCGATGGTGTTTCTTTCATCAAAAGACTTAAAGAAAAgtaa
- the LOC124191311 gene encoding high mobility group protein I-like, with the protein MADAASPKKRGRPAKKAIDAEHKEEAPKKAEKRVAAPAAAPSSESGESQVKRGRGRPKGSGKKASGAAGASAAKSKSPGGGRGRGRPKKPEASKQEESAEDESAGDDGESS; encoded by the exons ATGGCCGATGCTGCTTCCCCCAAGAAACGCGGACGTCCTGCGAAGAAAGCAATTGATGCCGAGCACAAAGAA GAGGCTCCCAAGAAAGCCGAGAAGAGGGTAGCAGCCCCGGCCGCAGCACCATCATCCGAAAGCGGCGAATCTCAGGTGAAGCGAGGACGTGGTCGACCAAAGGGATCTGGCAAGAAAGCCAGTGGAGCCGCAGGAGCATCTGCTGCCAAGtccaag TCCCCTGGCGGTGGTCGTGGTCGTGGCCGTCCCAAGAAGCCAGAAGCCAGCAAACAAGAAGAGTCTGCTGAAGATGAGTCTGCAGGAGATGATGGAGAGTCATCATAA
- the LOC124191310 gene encoding peptidylprolyl isomerase domain and WD repeat-containing protein 1-like, with protein MAESTSTKRQHEENNSESDDEFVGPLPSEAVQTKAKKKKVLEFEDLYLDNLPNVEMYERSFMHRDVVTHLVTTKTNFIITCSIDGHIKFWKKQELGIEFVKHFRGHLGNIQDVGINSSGTLLCTISNDKSLKVFDVVNFDMINMMKLSYIPGCCEWVHSPGDPVSVLAVSDSENGIINLYDGHGINKPIHQIEKLHTKPVTLIKYNAVYEAVVSVDKQGILNYWTGEKSDYAFPKNVDFDSKLDTDLFEFVKQKTYPLSLCFSPNGELFATYGADRKVRIFKFATGKLSRVIDESIQHYTELQQKKALPNMEFNRRVAMEKEVEKTDCLHFTRLTFDESGHFLLVPTMIGIKVINLVTNRLARLIGKPENMRFLQLSLIQGKARHNPAAVTLEMEASENPTLESIEPDSTLFVTAFKKNRFFLFTRRDPDDSKAPGTERDIFNEKPSKEDMIAATDAIGTQRIYDTAVLHTTVGDVHIQLFGKECPKTVENFCVHSKNGYFNNHIFHRCIKGFMIQTGDPLGTGTGGESIWGGEFGDEFHPSLRHDRPYTVSMANAGPGTNGSQFFITVAPAPWLDNKHTVFGRVVKGMEVVQEISSTKTNPKTDKPYNDISIISVTVK; from the exons ATGGCGGAATCAACAAGCACTAAGCGCCAACATGAGGAAAATAATTCTGAATCCGATGATGAATTCGTGGGACCTTTACCTTCTGAAGCTGTCCAAacaaaagccaagaaaaagaaag TTTTGGAGTTTGAAGATCTTTATTTAGACAATCTCCCAAATGTGGAAATGTATGAGCGGAGCTTCATGCATCGAGATGTTGTCACTCATTTGGTCACCACAAA GACAAATTTTATCATCACATGTAGTATTGATGGCCatataaaattttggaaaaaacaagaactaGGAATCGAGTTTGTTAAACATTTCCGAGGCCACTTGGGTAACATTCAAGATGTTGGAATCAACTCGTCAGGAACACTGTTGTGCACAATATCAAATGATAAATCTTTGAAGGTTTTTGATGTTGTCAATTTTG aTATGATAAATATGATGAAGTTATCTTACATTCCTGGATGTTGTGAATGGGTTCATTCACCTGGAGACCCAGTATCTGTTCTGGCAGT TTCTGACTCTGAGAATGGCATTATTAATCTTTATGATGGACATGGAATAAATAAGCCTATCcaccaaattgaaaaattgcacACCAAGCCAGTGACATTAATCAAA TATAATGCCGTGTATGAAGCTGTTGTATCCGTCGATAAACAAGGAATTCTGAACTACTGGACAGGCGAAAAAAGTGATTACGCTTTCCCAAAGAATGTTGATTTTGACTCAAAACTCGACACTGATCTCTTTGAATTTGTCAAGCAAAAAACTTATCCCCTAAGTCTGTGTTTTTCCCCGAATGGTGAGCTCTTCGCTACCTACGGAGCAGATCGAAAG GTCCGAATTTTCAAGTTTGCTACGGGTAAGCTGTCCCGAGTCATCGATGAATCGATACAGCATTACACAGAGCTTCAGCAAAAGAAGGCATTGCCAAACATGGAGTTCAATCGGCGTGTAGCCATGGAAAAGGAAGTTGAAAAGACTGATTGTCTTCATTTTACACGCTTGACTTTTGACGAGAGTGGTCACTTTCTTTTGGTACCAACGATGATTGGAATTAAGGTTATTAACTTGGTTACCAACAGACTAGCCCGTTTAATAGGCAAACCGGAAAACATGCGTTTTCTTCAGTTGTCTCTGATACAG GGAAAAGCAAGGCACAATCCAGCAGCCGTAACGCTTGAAATGGAAGCTTCAGAAAATCCAACCTTGGAGTCTATCGAACCGGACTCGACACTGTTTGTAacagcttttaaaaaaaatcgctttttcttattcacaag GAGAGATCCGGATGATAGTAAAGCACCTGGTACAGAGCGTGATATTTTCAATGAGAAACCTTCTAAAGAAGATATGATTGCAGCTACAGACGCCATCG GAACTCAACGCATTTACGACACCGCCGTACTTCATACCACTGTTGGAGACGTTCACATCCAGCTATTTGGCAAAGAATGTCCTAAAACCGTTGAAAATTTCTGTGTTCATAGCAAAAACGGGTACTTTAACAACCACATTTTCCATCGTTGCATCAAAGGTTTCATGATCCAAACCGGCGATCCATTGG GAACCGGTACGGGCGGTGAGAGCATATGGGGTGGTGAGTTTGGTGATGAATTCCACCCTTCTCTACGCCATGATCGTCCTTACACAGTGAGTATGGCCAATGCCGGTCCAGGGACAAATGGAAGCCAGTTCTTTATTACGGTTGCTCCAGCG cCGTGGCTTGATAACAAACATACCGTATTTGGGCGAGTTGTAAAAGGGATGGAAGTGGTTCAAGAGATCAGTTCTACCAAGACAAATCCTAAAACTGATAAGCCATACAATGACATCTCTATCATAAGTGTCACTGTTAAATAA
- the LOC124191309 gene encoding rapamycin-insensitive companion of mTOR-like has translation MEVPRRLGRTVKLNATSDVLVSSAIVNGNPQTDLTPSIKDALLQMCCKDVVTLGKPQHIGSVLNVISKHIEKKGCDSIGLDILDFFICLRIALINDSKAVRAAGLRIIRLCLKNEEYAQKLVQADLHYFIAKCLDVLVDNMAERAQALRLCRRLMLVDPPSFPVALARSIVALAFDGTKEKDRLVRASLAILAELCIVNPSVFVASGGVRCFSSAVLDCSSARMQEAMMASLLYLFDTEPRRELSKLNLRFLIAPYSDFHYRHYIDAGEGNNSSTTTDDRELRLLCAKQALLTVLRSWNGVLHVMSCKILEDLVKVLLPCHLETRKSMLEFFYTLLRLPLPEWTDEFSVALLATDPSRVQDAWKLQEGYVAAEGKCLLPHISKFRPNLVLNHMALLVYCLVEARLVQTLVEVITTSDTFISVRATILLGELLHLSSTLLPPSCHGTKMCLPQLVDCITSLKSDPVKRHRAAQAAAALSKIHQLKKKGIVPYSLALKQIVELERRASCNKHSSVRYKKTEENATNIHRDETEFQTNGEMESEMRSSRDSDSVLSALSRDCGVLAQKDSLIWNWSVLSNLFLWSKMNSCALEDSNLRSIFRRVMQFYKPTSNQFCQCEFNNSRMRLYSTVGCYLMDSLTVIEELECEKILAEFLDDVSSAIRDISLASSAHDCLLSPGRLSTTACRDYFLFIGRLSSTANGIIALEKAGIFQDLLELVASTNHDCYLKVIASTLNFHTDGYARAILKKILLGTVESGRIYATHHIRVLLRAAEEHGTTSTLAKWVIPLLLNQLNDKCRAVVIAAADILDEATDDPACIEVLIPLQTQFVQLIQDQEKQHLDSRARLLLIKTLSIMSGFKHWQETFVETENTKISLVQQELDQWISHLNVRYVQLVESDLADGLTQHQRAEDGRYGRLSNVRHAIRDLPMPPHLFSQLNQHREGLDFLRTSGQLSKLFTVVTNGSIETEEEILELKAAVWACAHLGTSESGVALLESAQVVEALVRIASFSTILTLRGTAFFALNLVAVTTAGVDILARFGWASIKRHHGELWHVLDDSEWNSLYFQHVNDPFVLKDSIRLNVERERLRTVSQSSCHSVTFAADEREDTKTASIVTSTPRQRTGSLGQPTGCWETDSQPYSLEGSSINFDSDSDRSSDVASAEGAIRSCRRAYTLPLSTQTPGQEYAPHFRSFSDSHYPMADDASCVVPTSPSSRPKRESRIWSKLRTSLRLRRSKRFSLPVRDVFYVPPDTPKVIQLLRTELTDGALGSAEDTLSSSAAEDASSEDDDKEEADATPLHFEYQLNRIGSILSRLKSVPYKRRPRIFSSSSNRSGCYIGLCLPIRLSYLHPPSDWFEQPDLMINTISLSNMTLNEEPQFVHESQHCIICSKDPSVLDVESESKQTEEEKWLVRKELLRLVTNMGSSVGLNANEQGLLRLKQRFPWAFHDVCLFSDVCYIMASYGYRLRARRFLHELFMDSPFDELYAVAVSRLKVNVELAED, from the exons ATGGAGGTGCCTCGACGATTGGGGCGAACTGTCAaac TAAATGCTACTTCAGATGTGCTAGTTTCTTCAGCAATTGTGAATGGTAACCCTCAAACTG ACCTGACTCCCAGCATTAAGGATGCTTTGCTGCAAATGTGCTGCAAAGATGTTGTTACCCTTGGCAAACCTCAACACATAGGATCGGTTTTAAATGTAATCTCAAAGCATATTGAGAAGAAAGGCTGTGACAGCATTGGACTGgacattttggatttttttatatG tctaCGAATTGCTTTGATCAACGACAGCAAAGCCGTAAGAGCTGCTGGTCTAAGGATAATTAGACTGTgcttaaaaaatgaagaatatgCACAAAAATTGGTTCAAGCAGATCTTCATTACTTCATTGCAAA GTGTCTGGATGTGCTCGTGGATAACATGGCAGAACGTGCTCAAGCCTTGAGATTATGTAGGAGATTGATGCTGGTTGATCCACCATCATTCCCTGTTGCTCTGGCGCGTTCAATTGTAGCTCTTGCTTTTGATGGCACCAAAGAAAAGGACCGTTTAGTACGAGCATCTTTGGCTATTCTAGCTGAACTTT GTATCGTAAACCCATCCGTGTTCGTTGCCAGCGGAGGTGTTCGATGTTTCTCATCTGCTGTTTTAGATTGCTCCTCTGCTCGTATGCAAGAAGCTATGATGGCATCCCTACTCTACCTATTCGACACAGAGCCGCGACGTGAGCTTTCGAAATTAAACCTGCGATTTCTGATTGCTCCCTATAGTGATTTCCACTATAGACACTACATAGATGCAGGAGAAGGAAACAATTCATCTACTACGACAGATGATCGTGAGCTTCGTCTACTCTGCGCTAAGCAAGCACTGCTTACAGTTCTTAGGTCTTGGAATGGAGTATTACATGTTATGAGCTGCAAAATTCTTGAAGACCTAGTCAAAGTCTTGCTCCCATGTCACTTGGAAACCAGG AAATCAATGTTGGAATTCTTCTATACACTTCTGCGGTTACCACTGCCGGAATGGACGGACGAATTTTCCGTAGCGCTTCTAGCTACTGATCCGTCCCGTGTACAGGACGCCTGGAAGCTGCAGGAAGGCTATGTAGCTGCAGAAGGCAAATGTCTACTACCGCACATTTCCAAATTCAGACCAAATCTTGTATTAAACCATATGGCCTTGTTGGTTTACTGCTTGGTTGAAGCCAGATTAGTCCAGACACTTGTGGAAGTAATTACGACAAGTGACACTTTTATATCGGTCCGAGCAACAATTTTGCTGG gagagttattgcatttaaGTAGTACTTTGCTGCCACCCTCCTGTCACGGGACAAAAATGTGTCTGCCTCAATTAGTTGACTGCATTACGTCACTTAAAAGCGACCCAGTGAAACGCCACCGAGCCGcccaagcagcagcagccctctCCAAAATTCACCAacttaagaaaaaaggaatcgtTCCCTACAGTTTAGCTCTTAAACAAATCGTTGAATTAGAAAGAAGAGCATCGTGCAACAAACACTCCTCCGTGAGATACAAGAAAACTGAGGAGAATGCAACCAACATCCATCGAGACGAGACGGAGTTTCAGACCAATGGAGAAATGGAATCAGAG ATGAGATCCAGCAGAGATTCTGATAGCGTTCTTTCAGCACTTTCTCGAGACTGTGGAGTCCTGGCGcaaaaagattcattgatttggAACTGGTCCGTTTTATCCAATCTTTTCTTG tGGAGTAAGATGAATTCTTGCGCGTTGGAAGATTCGAATTTGAGATCGATTTTCCGTCGGGTAATGCAATTCTACAAGCCCACTAGCAATCAGTTTTGTCAATGCGAATTTAATAATAGCCGTATGCGTCTGTATTCGACCGTTGGTTGTTATCTGATGGATTCTCTTACAGTTATTGAAGAg ttgGAATGTGAAAAGATTTTGGCCGAATTTCTGGATGATGTTAGCAGTGCAATCCGTGATATTTCTCTGGCTTCTTCGGCTCATGACTGCCTACTAAGTCCTGGGCGACTTTCTACAACAGCTTGCCGGGATTACTTCCTTTTTATCGGTCGATTGAGCAGCACCGCTAATGGAATTATCGCTTTGGAGAAAGCTGGCATTTTTCAAGA CCTTTTAGAACTGGTAGCTAGTACAAATCACGATTGCTACTTGAAGGTTATCGCTTCCACGCTCAATTTCCATACCGACGGGTATGCtag GGCTAtcttgaaaaagattttactTGGAACCGTGGAATCCGGCAGAATTTATGCCACGCATCATATACGAGTGCTATTGCGAGCCGCAGAAGAGCATGGAACAACAAGCACGCTCGCAAAGTGGGTTATACCCTTACTGCTTAATCAACTTAATGATAAATGTCGAGCCGTAGTCATAGCTGCTGCCGATATTCTCGATGAAGCCACCGACGATCCA GCTTGCATTGAAGTGCTGATTCCGCTTCAGACGCAATTTGTTCAGTTAATTCAAGATCaggaaaaacaacatttaGATTCTCGCGCACGATTATTGCTAATTAAAACGCTGTCAATCATGTCCGGATTCAAACATTGGCAAGAAACCTTCGTTGAAACGGAAAACACAAAGATTTCCCTTGTTCAACAAGAATTGGATCAGTGGATTAGCCACCTAAACGTTCG GTATGTGCAGTTGGTTGAAAGTGATTTAGCTGATGGATTGACTCAGCATCAACGAGCTGAAGATG GTCGCTATGGTCGCCTGAGCAACGTCCGACATGCAATTCGAGATCTGCCTATGCCTCCCCATCTTTTCTCTCAGTTAAATCAACACCGAGAAGGACTAGACTTTCTGCGTACTTCAGGGCAGCTTTCTAAGCTCTTCACG GTGGTTACTAATGGATCCATtgaaacggaagaagaaatattggAACTCAAAGCCGCTGTGTGGGCTTGTGCTCATTTAGGAACCTCAGAATCTGGGGTTGCGTTACTGGAGTCGGCTCAGGTGGTGGAAGCCTTGGTTCGTATTGCTTCGTTCTCAACTATCTTGACGCTGAGGGGCACGGCTTTTTTCGCTCTCAATCTGGTCGCTGTGACAACTGCCGGAGTGGATATTCTTGCTCGATTTG GCTGGGCTTCCATCAAACGACACCATGGCGAACTATGGCATGTGTTGGATGATTCCGAGTGGAATTCTCTTTATTTCCAGCATGTCAATGATCCATTCGTACTCAAAGACAGCATCCGGCTCAATGTAGAGCGCGAGCGTCTACGTACTGTTAGCCAGAGTTCTTGTCACAGCGTCACTTTTGCCGCTGATGAAAGAGAAGATACGAAAACGGCATCGATAGTGACATCAACTCCTCGTCAAAGAACCGGTTCGCTTGGCCAGCCGACTGGCTGCTGGGAAACAGACTCGCAGCCCTATTCTCTCGAAGGTTCTTCCATCAATTTCGATTCGGATTCCGATCGTTCGTCTGATGTTGCAAGCGCTGAAGGTGCCATTCGCAGTTGTCGAAGAGCATACACGTTGCCCCTGTCAACGCAAACCCCCGGACAAGAGTACGCTCCTCACTTCCGCAGCTTTAGCGATTCACATTATCCAATGGCAGATGACGCTTCGTGTGTGGTTCCCACTTCGCCTAGTAGCCGGCCAAAGAGAGAGTCGCGCATTTGGAGTAAATTACGGACTAGTTTGCGATTGCGTCGATCTAAGCGTTTCTCCCTGCCCGTGCGAGATGTTTTCTACGTACCGCCAGACACTCCAAAGGTTATCCAATTGCTCCGAACGGAACTGACGGACGGAGCCCTGGGATCAGCAGAAGATACACTTTCCTCGTCCGCTGCGGAAGACGCGTCTAGTGAAGACGACGATAAAGAAGAAGCGGATGCTACTCCGTTACACTTTGAATATCAACTCAATCGCATCGGTTCGATTTTGAGTCGATTAAAATCGGTTCCCTATAAAAGAAGACCCCGAATTTTCAGCTCGTCGAGCAACAGGTCTGGTTGCTACATTGGACTCTGTCTGCCGATTCGGCTCTCGTACCTACACCCACCGTCGGATTGGTTTGAGCAACCCGATCTTATGATTAATACCATCAGCTTATCGAACATGACGCTCAATGAAGAGCCTCAGTTTGTTCATGAAAGCCAACACTGTATCATTTGCTCCAAAGATCCTTCCGTCCTTGACGTGGAATCAGAATcaa AACAAACCGAGGAAGAAAAGTGGCTGGTAAGAAAAGAACTATTGCGACTAGTGACCAATATGGGGAGCTCTGTTGGTTTGAATGCCAACGAACAAGGTCTTCTCAG GTTGAAGCAACGATTTCCATGGGCATTTCACGATGTTTGTCTCTTCTCAGATGTCTGCTACATTATGGCCTCGTACGGTTACCGGTTGCGCGCGCGCCGTTTCCTTCACGAGTTATTTATGGACTCGCCGTTTGACGAG CTGTACGCGGTAGCAGTTTCCCGACTGAAGGTGAACGTTGAATTAGCTGAAGACTAA